In Phalacrocorax aristotelis chromosome 6, bGulAri2.1, whole genome shotgun sequence, one DNA window encodes the following:
- the BARX1 gene encoding homeobox protein BarH-like 1, which yields MQHPLELGAAHYFPAEAFPDHRSHRYRSFMIEEILTDPPDTKGAAPAGELLKFGVQALLSARPYHNHLAVLKAEPAAVFKFPLAPLGCSGLGSALLAAGSGLQGGSASPHLPLELHLRGKLEPGHPEPGSKAKKGRRSRTVFTELQLMGLEKRFEKQKYLSTPDRIDLAESLGLSQLQVKTWYQNRRMKWKKIVLQGGGLESPTKPKGRPKKNSIPSSEQLSEQERGRDAEKPPEGLGSPAEVSQEE from the exons ATGCAGCACCCGCTGGAGTTGGGGGCCGCGCACTACTTCCCGGCCGAAGCCTTCCCCGACCACCGCTCTCACCGCTACCGCAGCTTCATGATCGAGGAGATCCTCACTGACCCGCCGGACACCAAGGGGGCCGCGCCGGCCGGGGAGCTGCTCAAGTTCGGAGTGCAGGCGCTGCTCTCTGCCCGGCCCTACCACAACCACCTCG CGGTGCTGAAGGCGGAGCCGGCCGCCGTGTTCAAGTTCCCGCTGGCTCCCTTGGGCTGCTCGGGGTTGGGCTCGGCGCTGCTGGCCGCCGGCTCGGGGCTGCAGGGCGGCTCCGCCTCGCCCCATCTCCCGCTGGAACTGCACCTCCGCGGCAAGCTGGAGCCGGGCCACCCGGAGCCGGGCAGCAAGGCCAAGAAGGGGCGCCGCAGCCGCACCGTCTTCACCGAGCTGCAGCTCATGGGGCTGGAGAAGCGTTTCGAGAAGCAGAAATACCTCTCCACGCCCGACAG AATAGACCTGGCCGAATCGCTGGGGCTCAGCCAGCTCCAGGTGAAAACCTGGTACCAGAACAGGCgcatgaaatggaagaaaata GTGTTGCAGGGGGGCGGCCTGGAGTCCCCCACCAAGCCCAAGGGCCGCCCCAAGAAGAactccatccccagcagcgAGCAGCTCTCGGAGCAGGAGCGAGGCCGGGACGCCGAGAAGCCTCCCGAGGGCCTGGGCTCGCCGGCGGAGGTCAGCCAGGAGGAGTGA